A DNA window from Helianthus annuus cultivar XRQ/B chromosome 15, HanXRQr2.0-SUNRISE, whole genome shotgun sequence contains the following coding sequences:
- the LOC110891675 gene encoding RING-H2 finger protein ATL80 has product MTRPYRFLSSVVDSSSTTVAESAEKDSVASDFTLILAALLCALVCVVGLIAVAYCTWLQRRSMANRTPDQPSLANKGIEKKFIEALPKFSFDSAKEENEQKVSAGECVICLVEYADGDEIRVLPQCGHGFHIRCIDKWLGSHSSCPSCRQIVVISKCKKYSEFPAVKAGKFSLVTEHEGRQHK; this is encoded by the coding sequence ATGACACGTCCATACAGATTCCTATCCTCAGTCGTCGATTCATCATCAACGACAGTGGCGGAATCTGCTGAGAAAGACTCCGTGGCATCTGATTTCACCCTTATCCTTGCTGCATTACTATGTGCTCTGGTATGTGTTGTAGGTTTAATAGCCGTAGCCTACTGCACTTGGCTTCAACGAAGATCGATGGCCAATCGGACACCTGACCAACCATCTTTAGCTAATAAAGGCATTGAGAAGAAGTTCATAGAGGCGCTCCCGAAGTTCTCATTTGACTCAGCTAAAGAAGAGAACGAGCAAAAGGTTTCCGCGGGTGAATGTGTGATTTGTTTAGTGGAGTATGCAGATGGAGATGAGATACGAGTGCTCCCACAGTGTGGACACGGGTTTCACATCAGATGTATTGATAAGTGGCTTGGCTCTCACTCGTCTTGTCCATCGTGTAGACAGATTGTAGTGATCAGTAAATGCAAAAAGTACAGCGAGTTCCCGGCAGTTAAAGCCGGAAAATTTTCATTGGTGACGGAACATGAAGGTAGGCAACATAAATAA